The following DNA comes from Nicotiana sylvestris chromosome 10, ASM39365v2, whole genome shotgun sequence.
TATTGGAGATATAATGCTCGAATTGTCAATAGGGCCTGttgagtttaccatggaattcctaGTGTTAGATGTGGCTGTCtcctacaatctgttgttggacaggccttggatacatgttgCTAAGGCAGTTCCGTCTTCTctgcaccaaatggtgaagttcgaatgggacatgcaggaaatagttgtgcacggtgaTTAGGACTTGTCAGCTTGTAATGAAACAATTGTTCCGTTTATCGaagctgaagatgataagggaccttggGTCTATTAGACTTTCGAAACAGTGTCTGttgagaaaattcctgaaggaaaatgcattccgGGTCCTAAGTTATCCTCTGCGTCCGTCATGGTTgcgaatgaaatgttgaagaatggtatTGTGCTGGGCAAGGGTTTGGGCTCATCTCTGCAGGGTATTGTGCATCCAGTACGCCCCAGTGGGAATCctggtacatttggtttgggattcatgcccACAGAGAAGGATGTGAAGAGGATTAAAAGTCTGAAACAGAAGGTATGGTCGCTCTCCAAGCCCGTCCCACACATctctaagtcttttgtcaagccaaGGACCGAAAGACCTCCAACGTCCTCAATCCCAAAACCTGTGGTCGATGTTGATGAAGAGCTGATCAAGAGGTTCCAAAGTCTGTTCGAAgaggtcaatatggtagaagttggtgaaGACTCTAGTAAAGTAGATGTGCAGCTCGTTGGCCCAAACGTAAAGCTTagaaattgggaagctactcctctccccaccaggaaggagttttggtagttttctttgtttttctttctattttctgggttattccagagttgtaatccagttttttgtttttgcttgttttgatgttcaaacccttctatacttttattttcaatgaaatgcaattttccgtTTTCCATTATTCTTAGTagtgttttattttgttcttttttcttttgtacagttctttttatgctgttTGCAGTGACATGACACGCATGAAGAGTTTTCAGccgagtcttaaaagccaatctaattctgaaataacaatccaagaagtagaatatgatgaagaaatagaatatgatgaagaagcagcatttgaggaaatcagtaaagagctaaaacaaattgaagaaaaaccaaagcctaatttgagtgagactgaagcaatcaatttaggggaccgaGATGATGTTAGGAAAACCAAAATAAGTGTGCATTTGGAACCGCAAGTTAAGGAGGAAATCATCAaaacattgtttgagtacaaagatgtctttgcatggtcatatgatgatatgccaggcctgagcactgatctggtagttcataaattgccaactgatccagCGTTctctcctgtcaagcaaaagttgcaaaagttcaagactgatatgagtgtgaagatcaaagaagaaatcacaaagcagcttactgcaaaggtcattcgatatcccacttggttagccaatattgtgccagtaccaaagaaggatggtaagaccagggtctgTGCTGATTACCGTGATCTTAACAATGCAAGCCCAAAGGATGATTTTCCATTGCCGAAAATTCATATTCTGATCGATCATTGTgtcaagcatgagattgggtcttttgtggactaTTACGCGGGATAGCACCAGATCTTgatagatgaggaagatgcagaaaaaacaacattcatcacgccatggggaacatactattatcgggtaatgccatttggtttgaaaaatgctggggcaacttacatgagggcgatgaccaccatatttcatgacatgatacatagggagatcgaggtttatgtagatgatgtgatcataaagtcaaagaagtagtctgaccatgtcaagtacttgagaaagtttttccaaaggctctgcaggtacaacctcaagctcaatccagcgaatgtgcatttggtgtcccgTCTGGGAAATTACTAGGATTCGTGGTCAGTCGACGcggtattgagttagacccatcgaagatcaaagccattcaagagttactaccgccaaagaacaaaacagaggtgatgagcttgcttggaaggttaaattacatcagcaggttcatttcTCAGCATACGACAACCtatgagcccatctttaagctgtTGAAGAAGAATGCTGTGGTCAAGGGGACTGAcgaatgtcaagaagcatttgataagattaagAGGTACCTGTCGAATCCACTTgtgctggtcccaccagagcctggaagacctttaattctctatttgatagtcttggataattcttttggttgtgtattgggtcaacatgacgtcacgggaaagaaggagcaagcaatctattaccttagtaagaagttcactccctatgaggttaagtatactctgcttgagaggacatgttgcgccctgacttgggtggcacaaaagtagAAGCATTATCTATCTTCTTACACTATTTACCTCATTTCTCacatggatcctctaaagtatatctttcagaagcctatgccacaggaagacttgcaaagtggcagattttacttacaaagtttgacatcatctatgtgactcggaccgcgataAAAGCCCAAGCCTTTGCCgaccacttggccgagaatccggtggatGATGAATAAGAGccattgaagacttattttcctgatgaagaggtcatGTGTGTTGACGAGGTTGACCATGATGAAAAGCCaagttggaaactcttctttgatggagctgctaacatgaaaggggtCGGAAAATGGGTTGTACTtatctctgaaacagggcaacactaccctgtaatagcccaacttcgattttattgcaccaatatcatggctgagtacgaagcatgcattctgggtttgaggttagctatagACATGGAAGTCCAGGAAATACTTGTTCTGGGAGAATCAGATTTGTTGGTCTACCAGATTCAAgaagaatgggagactcgagatttaAAGCTCATGCCGTACCGACAGTgcctgcatgatctttgtcaacgattcagGTCGGTTGAATTTAGACATATTCCCAGGATTCATAATGAGATCGctgatgccttggctactctggcgtcaatgttacatcatccggacaaggcttatgttgaccccgtgcatatccaagttcatgatcaacatgcttactgtaatgtggtggaagaggaaatcgatggtgaatcttggttccacgatatcaatgAATACATCAGGTCGAGGGTATATCCAATAAATGCTACAggtgaccaaaagagaaccattcgacatttggctagtggatttttctttagtggaggaatcttgtacaagaggactccagATTTAGGACTACcgaggtgcatagatgctaaagaaGCTTCAACTATCATGGCCGAAGTGCATTCTGGAGTTTGCAGGCCgcatatgaacgggtatgtcttggcaaagaagatacttagagcaggttattattggctcccCATGGaaagagattgtatcagttttgttcgcaagtgtcatcaatgccaggtacacggtgatttgattcattctcccccatctgagttacacacaatgtctgcaccttggccctttgttgcttagGGGCaaggatgttattggaccaattgagccggcagcgtcaaacgggcacatgtttattctagtggccattgattactttaccaagtgggtcgaagctgtaACTTTCAAGTTCGTGACCAAGAGGGCAGTGGtgtatttttttcatttaaatatcatttgtcagttcggaattcccaaggtgatcatcatagataatgctgctaatctcaatagtcatttgaAGAAAGAGGTATGCAAACAGTTCAAGATCATGCATCAGAACTCCACCCCATATctccccaaggcaaatggagctgttgaggctgctaacaagaacataaagaagatacttcgtaagTTGGttcaaggttctaggcagtggcatgaaaagtttccTTTTGCCTtactaggttatcgcactactgttcgcacttcagtaggtgcaactccttatctgctggtatatggaactgaggcagttatacctgcagaagttgatattccatcccttcggatcgttgtagaagctgaaattgatgatgatgagtgggtcaaaacccggctagagcagttgagtttgattgatgagaaaagattggctgcagtatgtcatggtcaattgtatcagaagagaatggaaaGAGCATACAACCAAAAGGTGCATCCTCAAAAATTTAAAGTGGGCCAGAtggtattgaaatgcatccttcctCATGAGgtggaagctaaaggcaagttcgccccaaactggcaggggccattcgttgtgacaagagtgttgcccaatggtgctttgtatttaacagacataaaaagcaaatgtgtagatatgggtatcaattctgatgcagttaagaggtactatgtatgatttctttgcttaccttcagttgtattttgtacttggcatgttcaaaGTTGAGACGACGAGGGCATTTTgttccgctacccaaacactttcatcctttgttaccccttttgagctttatttattttctttcatacctctCTCTTGGAATAAGTAATAGAATTAGAgaacaaaaaaaatgatgatgaatgaatgaatgaaaaataagaagaatgaaaaagaaagaaaaagaaaaaaaagagaaaagaaaaaaaagaaaaagaaaggaaaaagaaaaaaaagaaaaaaaagaaaaaagaaagaagaaaaaaaagaaagaaaaaaaaagaaaaaaaaagaaaaaaataaaagaaaagaaaagaaaagaaaagaaaaaaacaaataacTTCCTTTGGAactcgacctgattccttttaaggatacgtaggcagccttacagttcggtcccatcaaaataaaaataaaaattccccAGACCCAAAGaagctggggcagaagtttgggttttgaaaag
Coding sequences within:
- the LOC138879389 gene encoding uncharacterized protein yields the protein MCVDEVDHDEKPSWKLFFDGAANMKGVGKWVVLISETGQHYPVIAQLRFYCTNIMAEYEACILGLRLAIDMEVQEILVLGESDLLVYQIQEEWETRDLKLMPYRQCLHDLCQRFRSVEFRHIPRIHNEIADALATLASMLHHPDKAYVDPVHIQVHDQHAYCNVVEEEIDGESWFHDINEYIRSRVYPINATGDQKRTIRHLASGFFFSGGILYKRTPDLGLPRCIDAKEASTIMAEVHSGVCRPHMNGYVLAKKILRAGYYWLPMERDCISFVRKCHQCQFGIPKVIIIDNAANLNSHLKKEVCKQFKIMHQNSTPYLPKANGAVEAANKNIKKILRKLVQGSRQWHEKFPFALLGYRTTVRTSVGATPYLLPLLNKQERISKPTTSF